A genomic stretch from Pontivivens ytuae includes:
- a CDS encoding cold-shock protein: MAKGIVKWFNSEKGYGFIQPEEGGKDVFVHISAVQQAGLQSLQDNQPIQYELIDGRDGRKSAGNLVV; the protein is encoded by the coding sequence ATGGCTAAAGGCATCGTCAAGTGGTTCAATTCCGAGAAGGGCTACGGCTTCATTCAGCCTGAAGAGGGCGGCAAGGACGTGTTCGTGCACATCTCCGCTGTTCAGCAGGCCGGCCTTCAGTCCCTTCAGGATAACCAGCCGATCCAATACGAACTCATCGACGGGCGCGATGGCCGCAAGAGCGCGGGCAACCTGGTCGTCTGA
- the guaD gene encoding guanine deaminase, translated as MAAHLLLGQTLRFRSNPFHDGPDAAEHLSRGAVLIRDGRIAALGDAEALRAEAPDVPVTDHGAGLILAGFVDCHVHYPQTGIIASWGRRLIDWLNSYTFPEEMRFGDPDYAARMAELYLDFSLANGITTAASYCTIHPESVEALFAAAEARGMRMVAGKVMMDRNAPDGLRDDPQTGYDQSKALLERWHGRGRLSYAVTPRFAPTSTPDQLDAAGSLWAEHPDCAMQTHLSEQREEIAWMRELFPDHPDYLSVYETHGLVGEGAVMGHAIHLTDRERASLVETGTGVAHCPTSNTFIGSGLCDVRGLVGQGVPVGLATDVGGGSSFSMLRTMAAAYEIGQLRGDALHPAELLWLATEGSAQVLRQARHVGNLEVGREADLLVLDLASTPVIAERAGRAGDIWEALFPTIMLGDDRAVAQVYVNGAPVG; from the coding sequence ATGGCCGCACATCTTCTTCTGGGTCAGACCCTCCGTTTCCGCTCGAATCCGTTCCACGATGGGCCCGACGCCGCCGAGCACCTGAGCCGCGGTGCGGTGCTTATCCGTGACGGTCGAATCGCGGCGTTGGGCGATGCGGAGGCGCTGCGGGCGGAGGCGCCGGACGTGCCGGTCACGGACCATGGCGCGGGGCTCATACTCGCCGGTTTCGTCGATTGCCATGTGCACTATCCGCAGACGGGCATCATCGCGAGCTGGGGCCGGCGGCTGATCGACTGGCTGAACTCCTACACGTTCCCGGAGGAGATGCGCTTCGGCGATCCGGACTACGCGGCGCGGATGGCGGAGCTCTACCTCGATTTCTCGCTGGCCAACGGCATCACCACGGCCGCGAGCTACTGCACAATCCATCCCGAGAGCGTGGAGGCGCTGTTCGCGGCGGCCGAGGCGCGGGGCATGCGCATGGTCGCGGGCAAGGTGATGATGGACCGCAACGCGCCCGACGGCCTGCGCGACGATCCGCAGACCGGCTACGATCAGTCGAAGGCGCTGCTGGAGCGCTGGCATGGCCGCGGGCGGCTGAGCTACGCCGTCACGCCGCGGTTCGCGCCGACCTCGACACCCGACCAGCTCGACGCGGCGGGCAGCCTGTGGGCCGAGCATCCCGACTGCGCGATGCAGACCCATCTGAGCGAACAGCGGGAGGAGATCGCCTGGATGCGTGAGCTCTTCCCCGACCACCCCGACTACCTGTCGGTCTACGAGACCCACGGACTGGTCGGCGAGGGCGCCGTGATGGGCCACGCGATCCACCTGACGGACCGGGAGCGGGCGAGCCTGGTGGAGACCGGGACGGGTGTCGCCCATTGCCCGACCTCGAACACCTTCATCGGCTCGGGGCTCTGCGACGTGCGCGGGCTGGTGGGGCAGGGGGTGCCGGTGGGGCTTGCCACGGATGTGGGCGGCGGCTCCAGCTTCTCGATGTTGCGCACGATGGCCGCGGCCTACGAGATCGGGCAGTTGCGCGGCGACGCGCTGCATCCGGCGGAGCTGCTGTGGCTCGCGACCGAGGGCTCCGCGCAGGTGCTGCGGCAGGCGCGGCACGTGGGCAACCTGGAGGTGGGGCGCGAGGCGGATCTGCTGGTGCTCGACCTCGCCTCGACGCCGGTGATCGCGGAGCGCGCGGGGCGCGCCGGCGACATCTGGGAGGCCCTGTTCCCGACGATCATGCTGGGCGACGACCGCGCGGTGGCGCAGGTTTACGTGAACGGCGCACCGGTGGGGTGA
- a CDS encoding ankyrin repeat domain-containing protein: MAKRPKDRTWRSLDEVLQSTVDTLFPHKMGKHQVKVNSRDSCGDTPLHVIVRRGDLHGVRLLIEAGADVNAIGDMGETPLHVAVGQGSPDVVEALLRAGARDDIRSEFDDTPREKMEQFHPELKRLLDPKWQDW; this comes from the coding sequence ATGGCGAAGCGACCCAAGGATCGGACGTGGCGTTCCCTCGACGAGGTCCTGCAGTCGACGGTCGACACGCTCTTCCCGCACAAGATGGGAAAGCACCAGGTCAAGGTGAACAGCCGTGACAGTTGCGGGGACACGCCGCTCCACGTGATCGTCCGGCGCGGTGATCTCCATGGTGTCCGCCTGCTCATCGAGGCTGGTGCGGACGTGAACGCCATCGGGGATATGGGCGAGACCCCGCTGCACGTCGCCGTCGGGCAAGGCAGCCCGGACGTCGTGGAGGCCCTGCTGCGCGCCGGAGCACGCGACGACATCCGCAGCGAGTTCGACGACACCCCGCGGGAGAAGATGGAGCAGTTCCACCCGGAGCTGAAGCGGCTCCTCGACCCCAAGTGGCAGGATTGGTAG
- a CDS encoding TerC family protein → MLIFLQAVLGFDNLLYISIESQRAPAADQARVRRLGILIAIALRIVLLFIMIQLLEALSEPLFSLNWEGVITGDFTFATVVFLFGGGFIMYTAVKEISHLLSVDHLEEGVNGAKRKSAASVIALIVFMNLIFSFDSILSAIAITDVFPVLAIAILASGAAMLLLADDVSSFIEKNRMYEVLGLMVLLIVGVVLLGEGGHQAHMHLLGYEVVAMSKSTFYFSVVVLFIVQILQTGYRRKLEKVRAHRAKLVQKAAP, encoded by the coding sequence ATGCTCATATTCCTGCAGGCCGTGCTGGGCTTCGACAACCTGCTCTACATCTCCATCGAGTCGCAGCGCGCGCCCGCCGCCGATCAGGCCCGCGTGCGGCGGCTCGGCATCCTGATCGCCATCGCCCTGCGCATCGTGCTCCTCTTCATCATGATCCAGTTGCTGGAGGCGCTGTCCGAGCCGCTCTTCTCCCTCAACTGGGAGGGGGTGATCACTGGCGACTTCACCTTCGCCACCGTGGTCTTCCTCTTCGGCGGCGGCTTCATCATGTACACGGCCGTCAAGGAGATCTCGCACCTCCTCTCCGTCGATCATCTGGAGGAGGGCGTGAACGGGGCGAAGCGCAAGTCGGCGGCCTCGGTCATCGCGCTCATCGTCTTCATGAACCTGATCTTCAGCTTCGACTCCATCCTGTCGGCGATCGCGATCACCGATGTCTTCCCGGTGCTTGCCATAGCAATCCTCGCCTCCGGCGCCGCGATGCTCCTGCTCGCCGACGACGTGTCGAGCTTCATCGAGAAGAACCGGATGTACGAGGTCCTTGGCCTGATGGTCCTGCTCATCGTCGGTGTCGTGCTCCTGGGCGAGGGCGGTCACCAGGCGCACATGCACCTTCTGGGCTACGAGGTCGTGGCGATGTCGAAATCCACCTTCTACTTCTCGGTCGTCGTCCTCTTCATCGTGCAGATCCTCCAGACCGGCTACCGCCGCAAGCTGGAGAAGGTCCGCGCCCACCGCGCCAAGCTGGTACAGAAGGCCGCCCCCTGA
- a CDS encoding 2-hydroxyacid dehydrogenase has product MSLFVTRRLPERVMARARAMGAEIHDSDEVLPDAERARLLGAYDAILCTLGDTFPADMFEGSVKTRVIANFGVGYNHIDADAAKAAGVIVTNTPGVLTDATADLAMTLMLMTLRRAAEGERLVRAGDWTGWTPTQMLGQGITGKTLGIVGFGRIGQAMARKAHHGFGMEIVYYNRSEKQVDFPARRLPTVEDVAQEADVVAIHAPGGADTRHLFGAAAIAAMKPTGVLINTARGDVVDETALIAALEEHRIAGAGLDVYEHEPTVPDRLRALDNAVLLPHLGSATLEVREAMGMMALDNIEAVLAGRPAPNPV; this is encoded by the coding sequence TTGAGCCTCTTCGTCACGCGACGCCTGCCGGAGCGCGTCATGGCCCGCGCCCGCGCCATGGGGGCGGAGATCCACGACAGCGACGAGGTGCTGCCCGATGCGGAGCGCGCGCGGCTGCTCGGCGCGTACGACGCGATCCTGTGTACGCTGGGCGATACCTTCCCGGCGGACATGTTCGAGGGTTCGGTGAAGACCCGCGTGATCGCCAATTTCGGCGTCGGCTACAATCACATCGACGCGGACGCGGCGAAGGCCGCGGGCGTGATCGTCACCAATACCCCCGGCGTCCTGACCGACGCCACTGCCGACCTTGCCATGACGCTGATGCTGATGACCCTGCGCCGCGCCGCCGAAGGCGAGCGGCTGGTGCGTGCGGGCGACTGGACGGGCTGGACCCCGACCCAGATGCTCGGCCAGGGCATCACCGGCAAGACCCTCGGTATCGTCGGCTTCGGCCGGATCGGGCAGGCGATGGCAAGGAAGGCCCATCACGGCTTCGGCATGGAGATCGTCTACTACAACCGCTCGGAGAAGCAGGTGGATTTCCCGGCCCGCCGCCTGCCCACCGTCGAGGATGTCGCGCAGGAGGCCGACGTCGTCGCCATCCACGCCCCCGGCGGCGCGGACACCCGCCACCTCTTCGGCGCCGCGGCCATCGCCGCGATGAAGCCGACCGGCGTCCTGATCAACACCGCCCGCGGCGACGTGGTGGACGAGACCGCCCTGATCGCGGCACTTGAGGAGCACCGCATCGCCGGCGCCGGCCTCGACGTCTACGAGCACGAACCGACGGTCCCCGACCGCCTGCGCGCTCTCGACAACGCCGTCCTGCTCCCCCATCTCGGCTCCGCCACGCTGGAGGTGCGGGAGGCGATGGGCATGATGGCCCTCGACAACATCGAGGCGGTGCTGGCCGGACGCCCCGCACCGAACCCAGTATGA
- a CDS encoding phasin family protein has translation MADKGFNPFDPEAMTKWMRDMPFADMMPKVLQMDPQAMMSMQSRNMEAFQAANSAAAEAYKDLFAKQVEVFQTMLKEARERAGGSMDAEGQQKMMAEAMERAMTHMTELAQEAQAANSKAWEIVSARMKESLAEIESMAKTKK, from the coding sequence ATGGCAGACAAAGGCTTCAACCCCTTCGATCCCGAAGCGATGACGAAGTGGATGCGCGACATGCCCTTCGCCGACATGATGCCGAAGGTCCTGCAGATGGACCCGCAGGCCATGATGTCGATGCAGAGCCGGAACATGGAGGCGTTCCAGGCCGCCAACTCGGCCGCGGCGGAGGCTTACAAGGACCTCTTCGCCAAGCAGGTCGAGGTGTTCCAGACCATGCTGAAGGAAGCGCGCGAGCGCGCCGGCGGCAGCATGGACGCCGAAGGCCAGCAGAAGATGATGGCCGAGGCGATGGAACGCGCCATGACCCACATGACCGAGCTCGCGCAGGAGGCGCAGGCCGCCAACTCCAAGGCGTGGGAAATCGTGTCGGCGCGCATGAAGGAAAGCCTCGCCGAGATCGAGAGCATGGCGAAGACGAAGAAGTGA
- a CDS encoding SlyX family protein translates to MSDEIRRLEEALADALRTVEELNEVVTDQAGRIELLERRVALLMQRAAEAEADQLSGLPLADQKPPHW, encoded by the coding sequence ATGAGCGACGAGATCCGACGCCTCGAAGAAGCTCTCGCCGACGCCCTGCGCACGGTCGAGGAACTCAACGAGGTCGTCACGGACCAGGCGGGCCGCATCGAACTCCTCGAACGCCGCGTCGCCCTCCTCATGCAGCGCGCAGCCGAAGCGGAAGCCGACCAACTCTCCGGCCTCCCCCTCGCCGACCAGAAACCGCCGCACTGGTAG
- the proC gene encoding pyrroline-5-carboxylate reductase, whose product MTLDMIDRRGLVLLGCGKMGSAMLEGWLDKGIRPAAVTVIDPYPSRRLEELAGEGLRLNAGLPDNPAICILAVKPQMMGDALPQVGDVARGDTIVLSIAAGTSIGYFERMLGDHVRIVRAMPNTPAAVGRGITAITGNKRVEDTDLDLAEELLQAVGQVVRIEDEAQMDAITGVSGSGPAYVFHLIETLAAAGEAEGLAPELALQLARATVAGAGALAEAAEESPAQLRENVTSKGGTTAAALQILMDEGTGLPPLMLRAVKAATDRSRELGE is encoded by the coding sequence ATGACCCTCGACATGATCGACCGCCGCGGCCTGGTTCTGCTGGGCTGCGGCAAGATGGGAAGCGCCATGCTGGAAGGCTGGCTCGACAAGGGGATCCGGCCCGCCGCCGTCACGGTAATCGACCCCTACCCCTCCCGCCGGCTGGAGGAACTTGCCGGCGAGGGCCTGCGCCTCAATGCGGGCCTGCCGGACAATCCCGCGATCTGCATCCTCGCCGTGAAGCCTCAGATGATGGGCGACGCCCTGCCGCAGGTCGGCGACGTGGCGCGCGGCGACACCATCGTGCTCTCGATCGCGGCCGGGACCTCCATCGGATACTTCGAGCGGATGCTGGGCGATCACGTCCGCATCGTGCGCGCCATGCCCAACACCCCCGCCGCCGTGGGCCGCGGCATCACCGCCATCACCGGCAACAAGCGTGTCGAGGACACCGACCTCGACCTTGCCGAGGAGCTGCTGCAGGCCGTCGGCCAGGTCGTCCGGATCGAGGACGAGGCCCAGATGGACGCCATCACCGGCGTCTCGGGCTCCGGCCCCGCCTACGTCTTCCATCTCATCGAAACGCTCGCGGCCGCGGGTGAGGCCGAGGGCCTCGCGCCCGAGCTCGCGCTCCAGCTTGCCCGGGCCACCGTGGCGGGGGCCGGAGCACTCGCCGAAGCGGCGGAGGAGAGCCCCGCCCAGCTCCGCGAAAACGTGACCTCCAAGGGTGGCACCACGGCCGCCGCGCTCCAGATCCTTATGGACGAAGGCACGGGCCTGCCGCCGCTGATGCTGCGGGCCGTGAAGGCGGCGACAGACCGCTCCCGCGAACTCGGTGAATAG
- the gatC gene encoding Asp-tRNA(Asn)/Glu-tRNA(Gln) amidotransferase subunit GatC: MAIDTDTARRVAHLARIRVEEENLPELAKELSSVLAFMEQLNEVDTQGVEPMTSVTPMALKRRVDEMTDGDRVDDILANAPDAREGFFAVPKVVE; the protein is encoded by the coding sequence ATGGCCATCGACACCGATACCGCGCGCCGGGTCGCGCATCTCGCCCGCATCCGGGTGGAGGAGGAGAACCTGCCGGAGCTGGCGAAAGAGCTGTCCTCCGTCCTCGCCTTCATGGAGCAGCTGAACGAGGTCGATACGCAAGGGGTCGAGCCCATGACCTCCGTCACGCCGATGGCGCTGAAGCGGCGCGTCGACGAGATGACGGACGGCGACCGGGTGGACGATATCCTCGCCAACGCGCCGGACGCGCGCGAGGGCTTCTTTGCCGTGCCCAAGGTGGTGGAGTGA
- a CDS encoding tRNA-binding protein, which translates to MSDTISFDDFLKVDVRVGEILRAEPFPEARKPAIKLWIDFGDEIGERKSSAQITAHYDPGSLVGRQVMAVVNFPPRQIGPFMSEVLVLGLPDESGEIRLVGPDGPVPLGGRMH; encoded by the coding sequence GTGAGCGACACGATCAGTTTCGACGACTTCCTGAAGGTGGACGTGCGCGTGGGAGAGATCCTGCGCGCCGAACCTTTCCCGGAGGCCCGCAAGCCCGCCATCAAGCTCTGGATCGACTTCGGCGACGAGATCGGGGAGCGGAAGAGCTCCGCCCAGATTACGGCGCATTACGATCCCGGCTCGCTGGTGGGCCGGCAGGTCATGGCGGTGGTGAACTTCCCGCCCCGCCAGATCGGCCCCTTCATGTCAGAGGTGCTGGTCCTCGGCCTGCCCGATGAAAGCGGGGAGATCCGCCTCGTCGGTCCCGACGGCCCGGTCCCGCTTGGCGGGCGGATGCATTGA
- a CDS encoding YbjN domain-containing protein: MDTLEQYLTAEDADPIDIVETLASHRAWDFDRVADNQIAMAIEGSWQTYSLSLAWSSYDETLRLVCTFELDPPKRKRSALLDCIDKANDCIWSGAFTTWPEQKMLVFRYGLNLAGGITASGTQIDDMIAAAVDACERFYPAFQLCVRGDASPQEALGIAMSEAYGRA, from the coding sequence ATGGATACTCTCGAACAATATCTCACTGCCGAGGATGCCGACCCCATCGACATCGTGGAGACCCTGGCCTCTCACCGGGCCTGGGATTTCGATCGGGTCGCCGACAACCAGATCGCCATGGCCATCGAAGGGTCCTGGCAGACCTATTCGCTCTCCCTCGCCTGGTCGTCCTATGACGAGACGCTGCGCCTCGTCTGCACGTTCGAGCTCGACCCGCCGAAGCGCAAGCGCTCGGCGCTGCTCGACTGCATCGACAAGGCCAATGACTGCATCTGGTCCGGTGCCTTCACCACGTGGCCGGAGCAGAAGATGCTGGTCTTCCGCTACGGGCTGAATCTGGCCGGCGGGATCACGGCCTCGGGCACGCAGATCGACGACATGATCGCGGCCGCCGTGGACGCGTGCGAGCGCTTCTACCCCGCCTTCCAGCTCTGCGTGCGGGGCGACGCTTCGCCGCAGGAGGCTCTGGGCATCGCCATGTCGGAGGCGTATGGTCGGGCGTAA
- a CDS encoding excalibur calcium-binding domain-containing protein: MVRAALLATLLAGPALAQGADRDCADFPDWESAQRFYLQNGGLARDPHRLDRDRDGIACVSLPGAPRR, translated from the coding sequence GTGGTAAGGGCGGCACTCCTCGCCACGCTGCTCGCCGGTCCCGCGCTCGCCCAGGGCGCGGACCGGGACTGCGCCGACTTCCCCGATTGGGAGAGCGCGCAGCGGTTCTACCTCCAGAACGGCGGCCTGGCGCGGGATCCGCACCGGCTCGACCGCGACCGGGACGGCATCGCCTGCGTGAGCCTGCCGGGCGCCCCTCGGCGCTGA
- a CDS encoding TCR/Tet family MFS transporter, translating into MKSRLPFLFVIFTVVIDSMGIGLILPVMPDLIRDLTGQGLSDAALWGGALGFTYAAMQFLFSPTVGNLSDRFGRRRVMLLSLTAMGIDYLIMGFAGSIWLLFVARTISGITGATYATANAVIADISPPEKRAANFGIVGASFGIGFILGPVIGGLLGQLGPQAPFFAAGVLALANALFGYLVAPEPLPVEKRRAFVLSQGNPFKALARVHRLPGIRELLAVLLLYMIGSNVYPVVWSYWTQEKFGWDVGLVGLSLAAFGLCAALVQGGLIRVALARFSAPVVAAAGLGMNAVVYLLLVWVPNTGWLFAFLPLSALGMVVMPALQGIMSSATAEDRQGELQGVVSSLQAVAAIVTPLIMTALFERFTGEDALFYEPSMPFVASAVLTVIALGLFLRHQRRE; encoded by the coding sequence ATGAAGTCCCGCCTTCCGTTTCTCTTCGTGATCTTCACGGTCGTGATCGATTCCATGGGGATCGGGCTGATCCTGCCGGTGATGCCCGACCTGATCCGGGACCTCACCGGCCAGGGCCTGTCGGACGCCGCACTCTGGGGCGGGGCGCTCGGCTTCACCTATGCCGCGATGCAGTTCCTGTTCTCGCCCACCGTCGGCAATCTGTCGGACCGGTTCGGGCGGCGGCGGGTGATGCTCTTGTCGCTGACGGCGATGGGGATCGACTACCTGATCATGGGCTTTGCGGGCTCGATCTGGCTGCTCTTCGTCGCCCGCACGATCAGCGGGATCACCGGAGCCACCTATGCCACAGCGAACGCGGTGATCGCCGACATCTCCCCACCCGAGAAGCGGGCGGCGAATTTCGGCATCGTCGGCGCGAGCTTCGGCATCGGCTTCATCCTCGGCCCCGTCATCGGCGGGCTTCTGGGCCAGCTCGGCCCGCAGGCGCCGTTCTTCGCTGCCGGAGTACTTGCGCTCGCCAACGCGCTCTTCGGCTATCTCGTGGCACCCGAGCCGCTGCCGGTGGAAAAGCGCCGGGCCTTCGTCCTCTCCCAGGGCAATCCGTTCAAGGCGCTGGCGCGAGTCCACCGCCTGCCGGGGATCCGGGAGCTTCTGGCGGTGCTCCTCCTCTACATGATCGGGTCAAACGTCTACCCGGTGGTCTGGAGCTACTGGACGCAGGAGAAGTTCGGCTGGGACGTGGGCCTCGTCGGCCTGTCGCTCGCCGCCTTCGGCCTGTGCGCGGCGCTCGTGCAGGGCGGGTTGATCCGTGTGGCGCTCGCGCGGTTCAGCGCACCGGTCGTGGCCGCAGCCGGGCTGGGCATGAATGCGGTGGTCTATCTCCTGCTGGTGTGGGTGCCGAACACCGGCTGGCTCTTCGCTTTCCTGCCCCTCTCGGCGCTGGGGATGGTGGTGATGCCCGCGCTGCAGGGGATCATGTCGAGTGCCACGGCGGAGGACCGGCAGGGTGAGCTGCAGGGCGTCGTCTCCTCCCTGCAGGCGGTCGCGGCGATCGTGACGCCGCTGATCATGACGGCACTCTTCGAGCGGTTCACCGGGGAGGATGCGCTCTTCTACGAGCCGTCAATGCCGTTCGTGGCCTCCGCCGTGCTGACGGTCATCGCACTTGGGCTGTTCCTGCGGCACCAGCGGCGGGAGTAA
- the glyA gene encoding serine hydroxymethyltransferase, whose protein sequence is MLKTVRDEGFFTEDLADRDPELFGSITKELGRQRDEIELIASENIVSKAVMQAQGSVMTNKYAEGYPGRRYYGGCQWVDVAEELAIARAKELFDCGFANVQPNSGSQANQGVFQALLQPGDTILGMSLDAGGHLTHGARPNQSGKWFNAIQYGVRQQDSLLDYDEVQRLATEHQPKMIIAGGSAIPRIIDFARMREIADSVGAYLLVDMAHFAGLVAAGHYPSPFPHAHVATTTTHKTLRGPRGGMILTNDEALAKKFNSAIFPGIQGGPLMHVIAAKAVAFGEALRPEFKTYQAQVIRNAQVLAETLMKGGLDIVTGGTDSHVMLVDLRPKGVKGNATEKALGRAHITCNKNGVPFDPEKPTVTSGVRLGTPAGTTRGFGEEEFREIGELICEVVDGLAANGEEDNGAVEATVRAKVQALCDRFPIYGDL, encoded by the coding sequence ATGCTCAAGACCGTCCGCGACGAAGGTTTCTTTACCGAGGATCTCGCCGACCGCGATCCCGAACTCTTCGGCTCCATCACCAAGGAGCTCGGTCGCCAGCGCGATGAGATCGAGCTGATCGCGTCCGAGAACATCGTCTCCAAGGCGGTGATGCAGGCGCAGGGCTCGGTGATGACCAACAAGTACGCGGAGGGCTACCCGGGCCGCCGCTACTATGGGGGCTGCCAGTGGGTCGACGTGGCCGAGGAGCTGGCGATCGCGCGGGCGAAGGAGCTCTTCGACTGTGGGTTCGCGAACGTGCAGCCCAACTCTGGCTCCCAGGCCAACCAGGGCGTGTTCCAGGCGCTGCTGCAGCCCGGCGACACGATCCTCGGCATGAGCCTCGACGCAGGCGGGCACCTGACCCATGGCGCGCGGCCCAACCAGTCGGGCAAGTGGTTCAACGCGATCCAGTACGGCGTGCGCCAGCAGGATAGCCTGCTCGATTATGACGAGGTGCAGCGCCTCGCCACCGAGCACCAGCCGAAGATGATCATCGCCGGGGGCTCGGCCATCCCGCGCATCATCGACTTCGCCAGGATGCGGGAGATCGCGGACAGCGTCGGTGCCTACCTGCTCGTGGACATGGCCCACTTCGCGGGTCTGGTCGCGGCGGGTCACTATCCCTCGCCTTTCCCGCACGCGCATGTGGCCACGACCACGACGCACAAGACCCTGCGCGGACCGCGTGGCGGCATGATCCTCACCAATGACGAGGCGCTGGCGAAGAAGTTCAACTCCGCCATCTTCCCCGGCATCCAGGGCGGCCCGCTGATGCACGTGATCGCGGCGAAGGCCGTGGCCTTCGGCGAGGCGCTGCGACCGGAGTTCAAGACCTACCAGGCGCAGGTTATCCGCAACGCGCAGGTGCTGGCGGAGACGCTGATGAAGGGCGGGCTCGATATCGTGACCGGCGGCACCGACAGCCACGTGATGCTGGTCGACCTGCGGCCCAAGGGCGTGAAGGGCAACGCGACGGAGAAGGCGCTGGGCCGCGCCCATATCACCTGCAACAAGAACGGTGTGCCCTTCGATCCGGAGAAGCCCACCGTGACCTCCGGCGTCCGCCTCGGCACGCCTGCGGGCACCACCCGCGGCTTCGGTGAGGAGGAGTTCCGCGAGATCGGCGAGCTGATCTGCGAGGTCGTCGACGGGCTCGCCGCCAATGGCGAGGAGGACAACGGCGCGGTCGAGGCGACGGTGCGCGCCAAGGTTCAGGCCCTCTGCGACCGCTTCCCGATCTACGGCGACCTCTGA
- the gatA gene encoding Asp-tRNA(Asn)/Glu-tRNA(Gln) amidotransferase subunit GatA: protein MSLNTLTIAEARDLLAKGETTSRDLTDACLTAIEGARDLNAVVTPTPEKALEMADAADARIKAGDAAPMTGIPLGIKDLFCVEGVRTQAASKILDNFTPRYESTVTANLWASGAVMLGKLNMDEFAMGSSNEHSVYGPALSPWKAESSNRGLTAGGSSGGSASSVAADLCLAATGTDTGGSIRQPAAFTGIVGLKPTYGRCSRWGIVAFASSLDQAGPMTKTVRDAAIMLGAMAGHDPKDSTSADIVVPDFEAALTGDIRGKRIGIPKEYRVEGMPASIEKLWEDGAAMLRDAGAEVVDISLPHTKYALPAYYVIAPAEASSNLSRYDGVKYGHRAKLAQGDGITEMYEKTRAEGFGPEVQRRVMLGAYVLSAGYYDAYYKKAQRVRALIKRDFEEVFAAGIDAILTPATPSAAFEIGAIDEQADPIQMYLNDVFTVTVNLAGLPGISVPAGLSGKGLPLGLQLIGRPWEEGDLLNTAHALEQAAGFSAKPEKWW from the coding sequence ATGAGCCTGAACACCCTGACCATCGCCGAAGCGCGCGACCTGCTTGCCAAGGGCGAGACGACCTCTCGCGACCTGACCGACGCATGCCTGACCGCCATCGAGGGCGCGCGCGACCTCAATGCCGTCGTGACGCCGACGCCGGAAAAGGCGCTAGAGATGGCCGATGCGGCCGACGCCCGGATCAAGGCCGGTGACGCCGCGCCGATGACCGGCATCCCGCTCGGCATCAAGGATCTCTTCTGCGTGGAGGGGGTGCGGACGCAGGCGGCCTCCAAGATCCTCGACAATTTCACGCCGCGCTACGAGTCGACGGTGACCGCGAACCTGTGGGCGTCGGGTGCGGTGATGCTCGGCAAGCTCAACATGGACGAGTTCGCTATGGGCTCCTCCAACGAGCACTCGGTTTACGGCCCCGCGTTGTCGCCGTGGAAGGCGGAGAGCTCGAACCGGGGGCTGACGGCGGGTGGCTCGTCGGGCGGCTCGGCGTCGTCCGTCGCCGCGGACCTGTGTCTGGCGGCGACCGGCACCGATACCGGCGGCTCGATCCGGCAGCCCGCGGCCTTCACCGGCATCGTCGGGTTGAAGCCCACCTACGGGCGCTGCTCGCGCTGGGGGATCGTGGCCTTTGCGTCCTCCCTCGACCAGGCCGGGCCGATGACGAAGACGGTGCGGGACGCCGCGATCATGCTGGGTGCTATGGCCGGGCACGACCCGAAGGACTCCACCTCGGCCGACATCGTGGTGCCCGATTTCGAGGCTGCGCTGACCGGCGACATTCGCGGCAAGCGCATCGGCATTCCGAAGGAGTACCGGGTCGAGGGCATGCCCGCCTCCATCGAGAAGCTGTGGGAGGACGGGGCCGCGATGCTGCGCGACGCGGGCGCGGAGGTGGTCGACATCTCGCTCCCCCACACGAAATACGCGCTGCCTGCCTATTACGTGATCGCCCCGGCGGAGGCGTCCTCCAACCTGTCCCGCTATGACGGGGTGAAATACGGCCACCGGGCGAAGCTCGCGCAGGGCGACGGCATCACCGAGATGTACGAGAAGACGCGGGCCGAGGGCTTCGGCCCGGAGGTGCAGCGCCGCGTGATGCTGGGCGCCTATGTGCTGTCCGCAGGCTACTACGACGCCTACTATAAGAAGGCGCAGCGGGTGCGCGCGCTCATCAAACGCGACTTCGAGGAGGTCTTTGCGGCAGGGATCGATGCGATCCTGACGCCCGCGACGCCGTCCGCCGCCTTCGAGATCGGCGCGATCGACGAGCAGGCGGACCCGATCCAGATGTATCTCAACGATGTGTTCACGGTGACGGTGAACCTCGCCGGGCTGCCCGGGATCTCGGTCCCCGCCGGGCTGTCGGGCAAGGGCCTGCCGCTCGGCCTCCAACTCATCGGCCGGCCGTGGGAGGAGGGCGACCTGCTCAACACGGCCCATGCGCTGGAGCAGGCTGCGGGCTTCTCCGCCAAGCCGGAGAAGTGGTGGTAA